The Archocentrus centrarchus isolate MPI-CPG fArcCen1 chromosome 12, fArcCen1, whole genome shotgun sequence genome includes a window with the following:
- the ric1 gene encoding guanine nucleotide exchange factor subunit RIC1 has translation MYFLTGWPRRLLCPLRSEEEPFYIQPSSQRFYFALLSETQLSVWFSRPSVLIVSYIESAKAAAQFGFYQKAEWKPDDSMIAVATAKGYILLFDVLGGGDDKCLYEPVYPKGSPRVKVTPGYKEEQCAPALSLEMKKPVDLEAPITSLQTLQEDLLVCTADGYLHVLHWDGLGSNGRKAICLTTIPFSLDLQSARGGPSLDLEGVYICCMEYCVTLDGFAVVLSDGRLGFITPLSNTITADQLQGVWAADVTDGTCVAVNNKYRLMAFGCASGSVLVYMIDTTTGSMQLSHKLELTPKHYPDIYNKTGPVKLICWSPDYSVAMVTWECGGLSLWSVFGAHLICTLGEDFIHRSDGTKKDPLKISSMSWGAEGYHLWVLPNKQERRRQEEQQDVEMVAPPTSAPLQAGILQFHFIKSALTVNPCTSNQEQVLLHGEDRLYLTCGDPTQIHSSSDTHPRTHLHPHDGSPLHPPPNPDSALSQGLSTLLGHKHWHVVQIHSTYLESNWPIRFAAIDTAGQYMAVAGRRGFAHYSLFTRKWKLFGNITQEQNMMVTGGLAWWNDFVVVACYNFIDQQEQLRLYQRSSNLDNAFASVTKLHSDTLLLNVFRDMVILFRADCSICLYSIERKNDSPNPTASVELLQEVSMSRYIPHPALVVSVTLTSVRTETGITLKAPQQACMAESIMLNLAGQLIMLQRDRSGPQAREKDTAAVNKKLLPFCPPVVLAQCVENVWTTCRSNKKKRHLLEALWLSCGEAGMKVWLPLFPRDHRKPHSFLSRRIMLPFHINIYPLAVLFEDALVLGATNETVLYDGLQGSSEPLEALFPYCTVERTSQIYLHHILRQLLVRNLGEQALMLAQSCASLPYFPHVMELMVHVVLEEEATSREPIPDPLLPTVAKFITEFPLFLQTIVHCARKTEYALWNYLFAAVGNPKDLFEECLMAQDLDTAASYLIILQNMEVPAVSRQHATLLFNTALEQGKWDLCRHMIRFLKAIGSGEMETPPPTPTTQEPSSTGGFEFFRNRSISLSQSADSVNTGKFNLQKTFSMPSGSAAKGRDVECAENMYIDMMLWRHARHLLEQVRLRDLGCFSAQLGFELISWLCRERNRVARVDDFVTALKKLHKDFLWPFPVIPVGSLSSPLKNGRCRPVLSTRLLKSQSADSLLNNDMDTAPPEAAPTNHTWMDGLGQRAKDMDTASSAHSNQHSPQTHDAFLSLLTNKVEEYSIGSATDLTENSSVVDGDWTMVDENSSTLSLSQAELEHISMELANKGPHKSQVQLRYLLHVFMEAGCLEWCVVIGLILRDANVIKQVISFLDNPEVPPETVQSVRNGLLAVDAWASTDCLGYKPFLNLIQPQLQRLMDSSSEQVQPEAFQPASQCSKLSGSEGLGGAAVPRVEDSRGVTTPLGLALPSLEPAGVFPRPPSEDCPPEQTEEQGEEEGTYDCTLS, from the exons ACTGCCAAAGGCTACATCCTTTTGTTTGATGTTTTAGGTGGAGGGGATGACAAATGCCTCTATGAGCCCGTCTATCCAAA GGGAAGCCCTCGTGTGAAGGTGACCCCAGGTTATAAGGAGGAGCAATGTGCGCCTGCACTCTCTCTAGAAATGAAGAAGCCTGTGGATCTGGAGGCCCCTATCACCAG CTTGCAGACCCTGCAGGAGGATTTGCTGGTGTGTACTGCAGACGGCTACCTCCATGTGCTACACTGGGATGGGCTAGGCAGCAATGGACGCAAGGCTATCTGTCTTACTACAATCCCCTTCTCACTGGACCTGCAGTCTGCTCGAG GTGGTCCTTCTCTTGACCTGGAAGGAGTTTATATCTGTTGTATGGAGTACTGTGTGACCCTGGATGGCTTTGCTGTCGTACTGAGTGATGGACGCCTGGGCTTTATCACCCCACTGAGTAACACCATCACTGCAGAT CAGTTGCAGGGTGTCTGGGCGGCAGATGTGACTGACGGCACCTGTGTGGCAGTCAACAACAAGTACAGGCTGATGGCCTTTGGCTGCGCCAG CGGCTCAGTGCTGGTGTACATGATAGACACCACAACGGGATCGATGCAGCTCTCCCACAAACTGGAGCTCACTCCAAAACACTATCCAG ACATCTACAATAAGACAGGCCCTGTCAAGCTAATCTGCTGGTCACCTGACTACAGCGTTGCCATGGTTACATGGGAGTGTGGCGGCCTGTCGCTGTGGAGCGTCTTTGGGGCTCACCTCATCTGCACTCTGGGAGAGGACTTCAT ACATCGTTCTGATGGTACCAAGAAGGACCCACTTAAGATCAGCTCTatg AGCTGGGGGGCAGAGGGCTACCACCTATGGGTGCTTCCTAACaaacaggagaggagaagacaagaggagcagcaggatgtAGAGATGGTTGCACCTCCTACCTCCGCCCCTTTGCAGGCTGGCATACTGCAGTTCCACTTCATTAAGAGTGCCCTCACAGTCAACCCCTGCACG AGTAACCAGGAGCAGGTGTTACTCCACGGTGAAGATCGTCTCTACCTGACCTGTGGTGACCCCACACAGAtccacagcagctctgacaCACACCCGCGCACACACTTACACCCACATGACGGCAGCCCGCTGCACCCACCCCCCAACCCCGACTCCGCTCTCTCTCAGGGACTCAGCACTTTACTTGGACACAAGCACTGGCACGTGGTCCAG ATTCACAGCACATACCTAGAGAGCAACTGGCCTATACGG TTTGCAGCCATAGACACAGCAGGCCAGTACATGGCTGTAGCAGGGAGGCGAGGCTTTGCACACTACTCCTTATTTACAAGAAAATGGAAGCTGTTTGGGAATATCACTCAG gagCAGAACATGATGGTCACAGGAGGTCTGGCTTGGTGGAATGACTTTGTGGTGGTGGCCTGTTACAATTTTATAGACCAGCAGGAGCAG TTGAGGCTCTATCAACGCTCATCCAACCTGGACAATGCCTTTGCTTCGGTTACTAAGCTACATTCAGACACTCTGCTACTCAATGTCTTCAGAGACATGGTGATACTGTTCAGAGCCGACTGCTCCATCTGCCTTTATAGTATAGAGAGGAAGAATGACAG TCCCAACCCGACTGCCAgtgtggagctgctgcaggaagtATCAATGTCTCGATACATCCCTCATCCAGCCCTTGTGGTCTCTGTTACTCTTACGTCTGTGCGCACAGAGACGGGGATCACATTGAAAGCCCCGCAGCAG gcctgcatggcagagagCATTATGTTAAATCTGGCTGGCCAGTTGATCATGCTACAGAGGGACCGTTCAGGACCGCAAGCACGGGAGAAAGACACGGCTGCTGTCAACAAGAAGCTG CTGCCATTTTGTCCTCCTGTCGTGTTGGCCCAGTGTGTGGAGAATGTGTGGACCACCTGCCGTTCAAACAAGAAAAAGCGGCATTTGCTGGAGGCCCTTTGGTTGTCCTGTGGAGAGGCGGGcatgaaagtctggctgccgcTTTTCCCCCGAGACCATCGCAAGCCCCACTCGTTCCTCTCCAGACGCATAATGCTGCCCTTCCACATCAACATCTATCCTTTGGCTGTGCTGTTCGAGGATGCCCTCGTACTGGGGGCAACCAATGAGACCGTGCTCTATGATGGGCTACAGGGATCCTCAGAGCCACTGGAGGCACTGTTTCCATACTGCACCGTAGAGAGGACCTCACAGATCTACCTCCACCACATCCTGAGACAGCTGCTGGTTCGCAACCTGGGTGAACAG GCTTTGATGCTGGCTCAGTCATGTGCCTCCCTCCCCTACTTCCCCCATGTCATGGAGCTGATGGTTCATGTAGTGCTGGAAGAAGAGGCAACATCGCGGGAGCCCATACCCGACCCTCTGCTTCCCACCGTTGCGAAGTTCATCACAGAGTTCCCACTGTTCCTCCAGACCATCGTCCATTGTGCCAGGAAGACAGAGTATGCCCTGTGGAATTACCTGTTTGCAGCCGTGGGAAACCCCAAAGATCTCTTTGAGGAGTGTCTCATGGCTCAAGATCTGGATACAGCAGCCTCCTATCTGATTATACTGCAG AATATGGAGGTTCCAGCAGTGAGCAGACAGCACGCCACTCTTCTCTTCAACACGGCACTCGAGCAGGGCAAGTGGGACCTCTGCCGACACATGATCCGATTTCTCAAAGCCATTGGTTCAGGGGAGATGGAGACTCCGCCCCCAACACCCACTACTCAG GAACCTAGCTCAACTGGAGGTTTTGAGTTCTTTAGAAATCGCAGCATCAGCTTGTCTCAGTCAGCTGACTCGGTCAACACAGGAAAGTTCAACCTGCAGAAGACCTTCAGTATGCCCTCTGGATCTGCTGCTAAAGG TCGGGATGTGGAGTGTGCAGAGAACATGTATATTGACATGATGCTCTGGCGACACGCCCGCCACCTCCTGGAGCAAGTGCGCCTTCGAGATCTGGGATGCTTTTCTGCTCAGCTGGGCTTCGAGCTCATCAGCTGGTTATGTCGCGAACGAAACCGCGTGGCTCGAGTTGATGATTTTGTTACAGCACTGAAGAAACTCCATAAGGATTTTCTCTGGCCGTTCCCCGTTATTCCTGTGGGAAGCCTCAGCTCACCACTGAAGAACGGACGTTGTCGTCCAG taCTGAGCACACGGCTGTTGAAATCACAATCAGCGGACAGCCTGCTGAACAATGACATGGACACGGCACCACCTGAGGCAGCTCCTACCAACCACACCTGGATGGATGGTCTCGGGCAGAGGGCCAAAGACATGGACACAGCCTCATCTGCTCATTCCAACCAACACTCACCACAGACTCATGACGCCTTCCTGTCGCTTCTCACCAACAAAG TCGAAGAGTACAGTATCGGCTCGGCCACAGACCTCACCGAGAACAGCTCAGTGGTGGATGGCGACTGGACGATGGTGGACGAGAACTCCTCCACTTTGAGCCTGAGTCAGGCCGAGCTGGAGCACATCTCCATGGAGCTGGCCAACAAAGGCCCACACAAGTCCCAGGTGCAGCTCAG GTATCTCCTCCATGTGTTCATGGAGGCGGGCTGTCTGGAGTGGTGTGTGGTGATTGGGTTGATCCTACGGGATGCAAATGTCATCAAGCAGGTGATCAGCTTCCTGGACAACCCAGAGGTTCCTCCAGAAACCGTGCAGAGTGTCCGAAACGGATTATTAGCAGTCGATGCATGGGCCTCCACAGACTG CCTGGGTTACAAACCGTTTCTCAACCTGATCCAGCCGCAGCTGCAGCGGCTGATGGACTCGTCGTCTGAGCAGGTCCAGCCCGAAGCgttccagccagccagccagtgcTCCAAGCTCAGTGGCTCTGAAGGTCTGGGAGGAGCCGCGGTACCTCGGGTGGAGGACAGCAGAGGGGTAACGACTCCGCTCGGCCTGGCCTTGCCCTCTCTCGAACCCGCAGGAGTTTTTCCCCGTCCCCCCTCTGAGGACTGTCCTCCCGAACAGACGGAGgagcagggggaggaggagggaaccTACGACTGCACCTTGTCCTGA